TTGTGGTTGATATTTTACAGACATTCCCCAAACCAGGGCAACTTTAAAATCTTTAACCATTGatttatgaatttttaaacataaatgTTCAAGAGTTTTTCTATTAGATGATAAAACTATTGGATTATTTAAATCAGGTAATTGACCTTTAGGTTTGGTATAAATTCTAAcaagttttaaatattccCACATTTTTGCTAATAATTCATCAAAATTCCATTTTTCATGAGCTGATATAGGAACACAATGTGGTacttttctaataatatcaAGTTCTTCAATTGTTATTTGatcaattttattcaaaacaTAAATACATGGAATATAGACACGATTTCCTTCAATAACATCAATTAAATCTTCAGCTGTTGcatcatattttaatgttatatcagcattatgaattttatattcagctaaaatatttttaacagtATCATTATCTAACTCTGATTGTGGTACCGTTTGAGTTAAATTTAAACCacctttttctttttttttaaaataaatttgtggTGGTTGTTTATTGAGGCGTATACCAAAACCTTCtaattctttttcaataatttttttatgatccAAAGGTTTCAGGACATCGAGGcagattaaaattaatgagcATGTATGGGCAACAGCAATTACCTGGCGACCTCTACCTTTACCATCTTTGGCTCCTTCAATAATTCCAGGTAAATCTAATAGTTGTATTCTGGCACCTTTATATCTAATAAGACCAGGGACAGTTGTTAATGTTGTAAATTCATAATCTCCAACTTCACTATTAACACCAGCAAGATTTGTTAATAAGGTACTTTTACCAACAGAAGGGAAacctaaaatattataaagttatataatctttttaaaaagtaaaattaaaaatattgtttcaaAGAAAACTAatacatattaataataaatatgaaatataagaaaaaaaaaattttttttaacttattaaatatatttctttttcttaaatCACTCTTagaaatatatcaattttctCTACATTTAATCTCTTAACAAGTTTTCAGGAAAAGAGttatatacttaaaaataataataaaagcaATTAAATAATCATGTTTCCTCGTAAATGCTTacaaacatatttatatatatatatatatttgtgtaacttaaaaaattcaattttaatagctttacatatatatataatatttcttcatcaaatagacatattttatatattcttacACTAATGATGAATCAGTTGAGAAGTATAATATTCAATGGTAGATAAATAGGATTACTGATAACTATGAATAATTGGTgccaaaatttttattatacaaataaagtcttttttaatttatttattttataatttatatacattaaaaaaaattttttttttcctatcaTTTTTCTCTTAAATTAATGAGTCCATTAAATGTATCATTTAttccattaatttttattaaaaataaataaataaatatatatatctttattatcCTTTCAACACATCATTAACAACCAAAAATCATATTGataaatcttattttttttttttaccattgaataataaattgaaaagtTATCAAACACTTTATATTAATGTGCCtttcttatttttcttttttttttatcattacttatattattaaaaatatataaatgttaaataagAATAGCTTTTTGagattaaaatttactttttaaaaactatttatttatctaactttattatttaagttaagaaaagaaaacctaagaaaatattttacaattgtGGTGAATGTGTAGTTTGTCTCATGAGAAAATGACAAAATAGATAGtggatatatttttatttctttcaaaataaaacatatgaCCTTCTCATATGTATaccatataatatatataatgagGGAGGAactctaaaaataatatatgtttttatatatataaatatatatatatagggAGAGAGAAgctttttatcaaaaataaaagatatctTAAGATAAAactctaaaaaaaaaagagtatCCTCGAGGCAACGAGACACCACCTAACAAAAACAAAGGCATTTTTAGAGACTTTTTacaagtattattttaaacttcCACCACATTTTATATACCAAGAAgcatacaaatatatatacagaGGCTCTCatagttatattatattctCATAGACAtctatagatatatatatatatataaaaatttttgccGTTAtagaaagtttaaaaaatgaaaggaaaaaaaaaaaaaaactccGTTTGTAtgactttatttaaaaatgattcaaCAATTCTAAtgtatatatacaatatattcttttttactcactatcatctttttttgctaccaatttttatcttcttaTCTCTACTTTTGTAGTGTGgtaatatttcttttctcTATTcactttatatttatataatttatatatatactttccCTAACTTATGTTTATAGGTgcatttttttgataagaaCAACAACTATAAATTGGAATAAAAAGatacatataatatatttctttttctttaaattcaAATCAAAGTCACTcaaaaatatactattttatatatctctttcaattattattattattattatatatatataataaatatatatacctTATATGATGCAATGaatatatagaaatttttaatcccatacataaaaaaaaaatttatctttttatataaaataattattaataaaaaaaaatcacatCAATGATGCCtgtatcaatatttttattaattctaatatcaatttcattatattttaatacattatctcaagaaataaataataataatactgaATTGGTGTTGGCATCACCAATATCAAAAGCAAAAAAGGAATTAGAAGAGATAGCCTCAAGACCAGATTTATTATGTAATATAGATTCTGATTATGAATGTATTTGTCATCAATCATTAGGTGACTTAGAAGGTAAATATATTCCTTGTAATGAATTTATACAggtaagtaatttttttattcttttatcttaatctattttctatttaactaataaattttattttttaaaaatatatataaaaaaattaatctatttacatatttatttaaaaataactatatatatatttatattattttaattaaaacaaaatttttttttctaaatagaTTGAAAATTTACCAACAATTcaattgaaattaaaaaatgctAATTTATCTGCTCGTCTCCATACAAATGAACCATTTGAGGAGTATTTTAAAAGGAGGATAGCAGATATATTGACAAGATATTGCCAGAATAATGCTAATGAATGTATTGGAGTACAGCAGCGTCTTACGAAGGTAGAttcaaatgaaaattttaataatgagaACATTCTCCTTACTCAGGATCAAGTAATTATTTTAGCTGTAAATTATCTTCCCAATAAAATAACTCTTGTTGATTTGGTTATTGCTAAAAAACCAAATATAGGATCACTTAATGGGTTAATGTTAATGGATCCAGTTCAGGTAAAATTTATCCTATCTGCTCAAACTAC
This Strongyloides ratti genome assembly S_ratti_ED321, chromosome : 2 DNA region includes the following protein-coding sequences:
- a CDS encoding Developmentally-regulated GTP-binding protein 1 — translated: MLLGFPSVGKSTLLTNLAGVNSEVGDYEFTTLTTVPGLIRYKGARIQLLDLPGIIEGAKDGKGRGRQVIAVAHTCSLILICLDVLKPLDHKKIIEKELEGFGIRLNKQPPQIYFKKKEKGGLNLTQTVPQSELDNDTVKNILAEYKIHNADITLKYDATAEDLIDVIEGNRVYIPCIYVLNKIDQITIEELDIIRKVPHCVPISAHEKWNFDELLAKMWEYLKLVRIYTKPKGQLPDLNNPIVLSSNRKTLEHLCLKIHKSMVKDFKVALVWGMSVKYQPQRVGIDHVLADEDVVQIIKKV